The following coding sequences are from one Pigmentibacter sp. JX0631 window:
- a CDS encoding methyl-accepting chemotaxis protein, translating into MTNKSLAFKIYTSISLLIILILFSCFYAISMINKTQVYAQETAKNWLPSISAFNELGKITGNLSRRMASSISDSLANKPENLSKNEESLNKYKTQLETALTNYGKNGLLAPGEEGFYKETMNAYKNYSLTFEHEFKLLKEGKNIEALDHYNTTGRESLHQFIALMDKETDFNIKGAGDSTKQGSSLTAITNITMTIVIIAAVIVSIGIILLINSITSSIKQSLESLKKQSEVTMKISEALKQNSKALSESVSEQAAAVHETTAAINEITSMVNKTSENAEQSTHVAKGASQKAENSQETMKKLVNSMETIQESNNQLQNIAEIINQIHAKTSVINDIVSKTELLSLNASIESARAGEVGKGFAVVAEEVGNLAKVSGKSAQEIQELIIKSQEEVNKILGITKDRVSEGKSVTGEAQQSFLQISEDIINMVSVIEQISAATKEQDIGVRQITSAMSEIDRATQRNQASVSETAQSANELVEQGQKLQTTTIAIETLIIGKKAS; encoded by the coding sequence ATGACTAACAAAAGTCTTGCCTTTAAAATTTATACTTCAATTAGTTTATTAATTATATTAATTCTTTTTTCTTGTTTTTATGCAATCTCAATGATCAATAAAACCCAAGTTTATGCGCAAGAAACAGCAAAGAACTGGTTACCAAGCATTAGTGCTTTTAATGAGTTAGGAAAAATTACAGGAAATCTATCTCGCAGAATGGCTTCTAGCATATCAGATTCCTTAGCAAATAAACCTGAAAATTTAAGCAAAAATGAAGAAAGTTTAAATAAATATAAAACTCAATTAGAAACAGCTCTTACAAATTACGGAAAAAATGGATTACTTGCTCCTGGGGAAGAAGGCTTTTATAAAGAAACAATGAATGCTTATAAAAATTATTCATTAACATTTGAGCATGAATTTAAGTTGCTGAAAGAAGGAAAAAATATTGAAGCATTAGATCACTATAATACTACAGGCAGAGAGTCATTGCATCAATTTATTGCGCTAATGGATAAGGAAACAGACTTTAACATAAAAGGTGCTGGAGACTCCACGAAACAGGGAAGTTCTTTAACCGCAATTACTAATATTACTATGACAATCGTTATTATAGCCGCGGTTATAGTTAGTATTGGTATTATTCTTTTAATTAATTCAATAACCTCTTCTATAAAACAATCCTTAGAAAGCTTAAAGAAACAATCAGAAGTCACAATGAAAATTTCTGAAGCTTTAAAACAAAATTCGAAGGCTCTTTCCGAATCTGTTTCAGAACAAGCTGCTGCTGTGCATGAAACCACAGCAGCCATTAATGAAATTACCAGTATGGTAAATAAAACTTCTGAAAATGCAGAACAGTCAACCCATGTTGCCAAAGGCGCATCACAAAAAGCAGAAAATAGCCAAGAAACTATGAAAAAATTAGTAAATAGTATGGAAACCATTCAAGAATCAAACAATCAATTGCAAAATATTGCAGAAATTATCAATCAAATTCATGCAAAAACATCTGTCATTAATGATATTGTGTCAAAAACAGAACTTCTTTCTTTAAATGCCTCCATAGAATCTGCGCGCGCAGGTGAAGTAGGAAAAGGCTTTGCCGTAGTTGCTGAAGAAGTTGGGAACTTAGCAAAAGTAAGTGGCAAATCGGCGCAAGAAATTCAAGAACTGATTATCAAAAGCCAAGAAGAAGTAAACAAAATATTAGGAATTACAAAAGACCGAGTTTCCGAAGGAAAATCGGTCACAGGCGAAGCACAACAATCTTTCTTACAAATTTCTGAAGACATCATCAATATGGTTTCTGTGATTGAACAAATATCTGCAGCAACAAAGGAACAAGACATAGGTGTAAGACAAATTACCTCTGCTATGTCTGAAATTGACCGGGCTACTCAACGCAATCAAGCCTCTGTTAGCGAAACAGCTCAGTCTGCCAACGAATTAGTGGAACAAGGGCAAAAGCTACAAACCACCACAATTGCAATTGAAACCCTGATTATTGGAAAAAAAGCCAGTTAA
- a CDS encoding methyl-accepting chemotaxis protein: MANKSLAFKIFFSIGILISLLLFSCIYSILMINKTQVYANDVTTSWLPSIDSFGRMNLYVGNLSRRAVLVIADSVANQTEDLAKNTEDLKKFKDQLDNELTNYQKNGLLAPGEENFYKETMDAYKEYIQSFEHEFNLIKENKGLEALKHYNTTGRPLLFKFNEKLTKEIEFNMKGADTAGKQGSGLTSVTNWTMTIVIILALLISAAIAVVILGITKSIKDSIESLKKQGEVTMKISKVLMQNSQSLSESVTEQAASVHETTAAINEITSMVNKTSENAEQSTQVAKGASQKAENSQETMKKLVNSMETIQESNNQLQNIAEIINQIHAKTSVINDIVSKTELLSLNASIESARAGEYGKGFAVVAEEVGNLAKISGKSAHEIQELIVKSQEEVNKILGITKERVSEGKGVTTEAQESFLHISEDIINMVSVIEQISAATKEQDIGVRQITTAMSEIDKATQRNQASVNETAQSSNELVEQGEKLQLTTQIIEGLIMGKKAA, encoded by the coding sequence ATGGCAAATAAAAGTTTAGCCTTTAAAATTTTCTTTTCAATAGGTATTTTAATTTCCCTGCTTTTGTTTTCCTGTATTTACTCAATATTGATGATCAACAAAACCCAAGTTTACGCTAATGACGTTACAACTAGCTGGCTTCCTAGTATAGATTCATTCGGAAGAATGAATCTATATGTTGGCAACTTATCGCGTCGAGCAGTGCTTGTGATCGCAGATAGCGTAGCTAACCAAACAGAAGATTTAGCAAAAAACACTGAAGACCTAAAAAAATTTAAAGATCAATTGGATAATGAATTAACTAATTATCAAAAAAATGGCCTTCTTGCTCCAGGAGAAGAAAATTTTTATAAAGAAACAATGGATGCTTATAAAGAATATATTCAATCTTTTGAACATGAATTTAATTTAATAAAAGAAAATAAAGGCCTTGAAGCTTTAAAACACTACAATACAACTGGACGCCCATTATTATTTAAATTTAATGAAAAACTTACGAAAGAAATTGAATTTAACATGAAGGGTGCTGATACGGCAGGAAAACAAGGATCAGGATTAACTTCTGTTACTAATTGGACTATGACAATTGTGATTATTTTAGCCTTGCTCATTAGCGCTGCCATTGCAGTAGTTATTTTAGGAATCACAAAATCTATAAAAGATTCTATTGAAAGCCTGAAGAAACAAGGCGAAGTAACAATGAAAATTTCCAAGGTTTTAATGCAAAACTCCCAGTCCTTATCAGAATCTGTGACAGAACAAGCTGCTTCGGTGCATGAAACTACAGCAGCCATTAATGAAATTACGAGTATGGTAAATAAAACCTCTGAAAATGCGGAACAATCTACCCAAGTAGCAAAAGGCGCTTCGCAAAAAGCGGAAAATAGCCAAGAAACAATGAAAAAACTTGTCAATAGTATGGAAACCATTCAAGAATCAAACAATCAATTGCAAAATATTGCAGAAATTATCAATCAAATTCATGCAAAAACATCTGTCATTAATGATATTGTGTCAAAAACAGAACTTCTTTCTTTAAATGCCTCCATAGAATCTGCGCGCGCAGGGGAATATGGCAAAGGCTTTGCGGTAGTGGCTGAAGAAGTTGGAAATTTAGCAAAAATTAGTGGAAAATCAGCGCATGAAATTCAAGAACTGATTGTGAAAAGCCAAGAAGAAGTTAATAAAATATTAGGAATTACAAAGGAACGCGTGTCTGAAGGAAAAGGAGTAACAACAGAAGCGCAGGAATCTTTCTTGCATATTTCTGAAGATATTATCAACATGGTATCTGTCATAGAACAAATTTCAGCTGCAACAAAAGAGCAAGATATTGGTGTCAGACAAATTACTACTGCCATGTCTGAAATTGATAAAGCAACCCAAAGAAACCAAGCATCGGTGAATGAAACCGCACAATCTTCTAATGAACTTGTAGAACAAGGCGAGAAACTTCAATTAACTACCCAAATTATTGAAGGTCTCATTATGGGGAAAAAAGCCGCTTAA
- a CDS encoding TolC family protein: MKFNTNNVLMYLIVVLSYNYQIFALEKISVSPTLQIDLNSAMEIAEKNSLQLKSSLNEFNSTNFQHTLSYFQYGPTLDASADTTWYPKRDTMNLNSDQNNDRSSSVTLKITQPISNIWKNYYNMKELEAKKDAAAYDYNFQKINSRITAAQAFLEAQQALNDFEIKKTTFENAAIQYKETSVLFETGDSSKDKVDLLLSQANKDSIEIEVSKAKIEYSSKIENLKKVLKLAEQTELSLKPLDYSFFEKQKIILKELNVLIQDSKNNRPDLKSLEKTLLASKEEIAKNTFKFFPEISAFSSYSNKETFNNEDGLNNSSNLNNSNTSTNGLSFGVSMSWSIWDGGLSLAERSSLKNKETKNKINYEEKIYAISEEVKNNYNTLKNSLQILPQLIKLSEIYADSYKLSLVKYKTGNLTASELIKSQNDLLNAKISLAKMRGDIDYNWLKLQSAIGTIPSYSNTRLIK; this comes from the coding sequence ATGAAATTTAATACCAACAATGTACTAATGTATTTAATCGTAGTATTATCATATAATTATCAAATTTTCGCCTTAGAAAAAATAAGTGTATCACCGACTCTGCAAATTGATTTAAATTCAGCTATGGAAATTGCTGAAAAAAATTCTTTGCAATTAAAAAGTTCTTTAAACGAATTTAATTCTACCAATTTTCAACATACTCTATCCTATTTTCAATATGGCCCTACGCTTGACGCCTCTGCGGATACAACTTGGTATCCCAAACGCGATACTATGAATTTAAATTCGGATCAAAATAATGACAGAAGCTCTTCAGTTACCTTAAAAATAACTCAGCCAATATCAAATATTTGGAAAAACTATTATAATATGAAAGAACTCGAGGCAAAAAAAGATGCTGCCGCATATGACTATAATTTTCAAAAAATCAATTCTAGAATAACTGCGGCTCAAGCTTTTTTAGAAGCGCAACAAGCATTAAATGATTTTGAAATAAAAAAAACTACTTTTGAAAATGCCGCTATTCAATATAAAGAAACAAGCGTTCTATTTGAAACAGGTGACTCCAGCAAAGATAAGGTAGACTTGCTTTTATCACAAGCAAATAAAGACTCTATAGAAATTGAAGTAAGTAAGGCTAAAATAGAATATTCAAGTAAAATAGAAAATCTAAAAAAAGTATTAAAGTTAGCTGAACAAACAGAATTATCCTTAAAACCTTTAGATTATTCATTTTTTGAAAAACAAAAAATAATATTAAAGGAACTGAATGTTTTAATTCAAGATAGTAAAAATAATAGACCTGATCTTAAAAGCCTTGAAAAAACCTTACTAGCTAGTAAAGAAGAAATTGCAAAAAATACTTTTAAATTTTTCCCTGAAATATCTGCATTTTCAAGTTATTCAAACAAAGAAACATTTAATAATGAAGACGGTTTAAATAACAGTTCTAATCTAAATAATTCAAATACCTCAACTAATGGATTATCATTTGGCGTATCCATGTCTTGGAGTATTTGGGACGGTGGTTTAAGTTTAGCCGAAAGAAGTTCTTTAAAAAATAAAGAAACAAAAAACAAAATAAATTACGAGGAAAAAATTTATGCTATTAGCGAAGAAGTAAAAAACAATTATAATACTTTAAAAAACAGTTTGCAAATTTTACCACAATTGATAAAACTATCTGAAATTTACGCTGATTCCTACAAACTTTCTTTAGTGAAATATAAAACAGGAAACTTAACTGCTTCAGAACTTATAAAAAGCCAAAATGATCTTTTAAACGCAAAAATATCTTTAGCAAAAATGAGAGGAGATATAGATTACAATTGGCTAAAATTACAATCGGCAATAGGAACAATACCATCTTACTCTAATACAAGGTTAATAAAATGA
- a CDS encoding response regulator → MKVLLIDDDADLLEMSVRRFKKKGFEIDSAQNLATARNFLKNDSSIQSIICDLFLLDGENGLDFFEKEIKNQFKGKFILATGDDTADPRIEKLKGEYKLFTCFQKPYSIDDVIKYIEQ, encoded by the coding sequence ATGAAGGTTTTATTAATAGATGATGATGCTGACCTTTTGGAAATGTCAGTAAGAAGATTTAAAAAGAAGGGGTTTGAAATTGATTCCGCTCAAAATTTAGCGACTGCACGCAATTTCTTAAAAAATGACTCTTCCATTCAATCTATTATCTGTGATCTCTTTTTACTTGATGGTGAAAATGGTTTAGATTTTTTTGAAAAGGAAATTAAAAATCAATTTAAAGGAAAATTTATTTTAGCAACTGGAGATGACACTGCAGATCCCAGAATAGAAAAATTAAAAGGTGAATACAAATTATTTACTTGTTTTCAAAAGCCTTATTCTATAGATGATGTCATAAAATATATAGAGCAGTAA
- a CDS encoding efflux RND transporter permease subunit: MFLSTVSVKRPYFSSMLNIVIIIFGLLAFANIGVDRDPDVAIPYVSASVTYKGMNPKTAEQLLLNPMEEAFKSLPGLKRIEGTAGQDYARVFLEFHLNVDIDKATADVRNAIGAIDLPKDAEKPSVFKLKNNARPFMIINISSDKMSEKDLSTYVNKELKPLLQRISGVGQVNISGTIDREIHINLNPSILNALHLNPNQIKKEINSQIVNKPSGVLRNSDSQFSIITNTIPSSLDTIAKIPIGQKDKPLIRVEDFATIQDTHAEVTNYSEVNGKKSIVIDIIKESKGNIVETAKQLKKLIENLNKTNKDQLHISINLDDSIYINETYKNVRFDIFLGSILAILVVYLFLHDWRNTFICSLAIPTSIIGTLAVINYLGFTLNSMTLLALTLAIGILVDDAIVVIENIHRHKVMGKSAVAAAIDGSQEIGLAAIAVTLAIAAVFVPVAYMEGIIGRYFYEFGMTVSVAVLISLFVAFTVVPMLSSKLGTKQSLLAKEMQWQIKFNHYFHIFQSNYQKILKYSLQKKKLTLLVGILIFILSIFLLKFVPKNFQSTEDESVSYFTFQLAQGTPLEEAIKRGKEIRDHIRSYSGTKDIIMNVGSNNDSASSISFTIKLVNPKNRTYSTTEFTQRLNESAKKFIRNPNEKIGGKGYNSAIYLDLYSTDSQALYEYSKKVLQHITKIKDIGIPESSVSDAAYEYKVTPDFIKAASLGVSPSNIAETLQLLYKGEKVGEFYAEGRYFNIKILIPIKKEQTLNSLAGIFIFSEKGDPVLLSSIASIEKVQIEPIINHINGITNVTISADYFGKDLGNIMTQINKYIAETKPKSVDTSYGGQAELLDQSSGMVSKALLLALAFIFIVLSAQFENFKAPLAILFSIPLSFSGAFLAILITGKSLTIDAMIGIILLLGLVTKNAILLIEFAQQKIAEGMDVDKALLESAVVRLRPILMTTLTMIAGMLPLIFGTGAGHEANSILGVTVTGGLISSTLLTLVVVPCVYSLLIKFKFPKRIPFMTK; encoded by the coding sequence ATGTTTCTTTCAACTGTATCGGTGAAACGTCCCTATTTTTCCTCAATGTTGAATATAGTCATCATTATTTTTGGTTTGCTTGCATTTGCAAATATAGGTGTTGATAGAGACCCAGATGTTGCTATTCCTTATGTTTCTGCTAGCGTAACTTACAAAGGCATGAATCCCAAAACTGCTGAACAATTGCTACTAAACCCCATGGAAGAAGCGTTTAAAAGTTTACCAGGCTTAAAAAGAATAGAAGGTACCGCTGGCCAAGACTATGCCCGTGTATTTTTAGAATTTCATTTAAATGTAGATATAGATAAAGCCACAGCCGATGTAAGGAACGCAATAGGAGCTATTGATTTACCAAAGGATGCTGAAAAACCCTCTGTCTTTAAGTTAAAAAACAATGCCAGACCTTTTATGATTATTAATATTTCAAGTGATAAAATGTCAGAAAAAGATTTATCAACTTATGTTAATAAAGAATTAAAACCTTTACTGCAAAGAATTAGTGGGGTAGGGCAAGTTAATATTTCAGGGACAATTGATAGAGAAATTCATATTAACTTAAATCCTTCGATATTAAATGCCTTGCATTTAAATCCCAATCAAATAAAAAAAGAAATTAATTCTCAAATTGTTAATAAACCTAGCGGAGTTCTGCGAAATTCAGATTCACAATTTAGTATTATTACTAACACTATCCCAAGTTCACTAGACACCATTGCAAAAATTCCCATTGGGCAAAAAGATAAACCCTTAATTAGGGTTGAAGATTTTGCAACTATTCAAGATACCCATGCTGAAGTAACAAATTACAGTGAAGTAAATGGTAAAAAAAGCATTGTGATTGATATTATTAAAGAATCAAAAGGAAATATTGTTGAAACAGCAAAACAATTAAAAAAATTAATAGAAAATTTAAATAAAACAAACAAAGATCAATTGCACATTTCAATAAATTTAGATGACTCAATTTATATCAATGAGACATATAAAAATGTCCGTTTTGACATCTTTTTAGGTTCGATATTAGCCATTTTGGTAGTTTATCTATTTTTACACGACTGGCGCAATACTTTCATTTGTTCTTTAGCAATTCCAACATCAATTATTGGAACTTTAGCTGTTATTAACTATTTGGGCTTTACTTTAAACTCAATGACTCTTCTTGCCTTAACTCTTGCAATAGGAATTTTAGTTGATGATGCTATTGTGGTAATTGAAAATATCCATCGACATAAAGTAATGGGGAAATCTGCAGTAGCAGCTGCAATAGATGGTTCCCAAGAAATTGGATTAGCCGCCATAGCTGTTACTTTAGCAATTGCGGCAGTTTTTGTTCCAGTTGCTTACATGGAAGGAATTATAGGTCGCTATTTTTATGAATTTGGAATGACGGTCTCTGTTGCCGTTCTTATTTCATTATTTGTGGCCTTTACAGTAGTGCCCATGCTAAGTAGTAAGCTTGGAACTAAGCAATCTTTACTTGCAAAAGAAATGCAATGGCAAATTAAATTTAACCATTATTTTCATATTTTCCAAAGTAATTACCAAAAAATATTAAAATATTCATTGCAAAAGAAAAAATTAACTTTACTAGTTGGAATTTTAATTTTTATCTTAAGTATATTTTTATTAAAATTTGTCCCTAAAAACTTTCAATCAACCGAAGATGAAAGTGTGAGTTATTTTACCTTTCAATTAGCGCAAGGAACCCCCTTAGAAGAAGCCATCAAACGTGGGAAAGAAATACGCGATCACATACGTAGTTATTCAGGTACAAAAGACATCATTATGAATGTAGGCAGCAATAATGACTCAGCTTCCTCAATTAGTTTTACAATAAAGTTAGTAAATCCTAAAAACAGAACTTATTCAACGACTGAATTTACCCAAAGATTAAATGAATCTGCTAAAAAATTTATTCGCAATCCAAATGAAAAAATTGGCGGAAAAGGTTACAATAGCGCCATATATCTTGATTTATATTCAACTGATTCTCAAGCACTGTATGAATATTCAAAAAAAGTTTTGCAGCATATAACAAAAATTAAAGATATTGGTATTCCTGAAAGCTCTGTCAGCGATGCAGCATATGAATATAAAGTTACACCAGATTTTATTAAAGCAGCTTCACTCGGAGTTTCACCTAGCAATATTGCCGAAACTTTACAGCTTTTATATAAAGGTGAAAAAGTTGGGGAATTTTATGCAGAGGGTAGATATTTTAACATTAAAATATTAATTCCAATCAAAAAAGAACAAACACTTAATAGCCTAGCGGGAATTTTTATATTTTCAGAAAAAGGAGATCCCGTATTACTAAGCTCAATTGCAAGTATAGAAAAAGTCCAGATAGAACCTATTATAAATCATATTAATGGTATTACTAATGTGACAATTTCAGCAGATTATTTTGGAAAAGATTTAGGAAATATAATGACCCAAATCAACAAATATATTGCAGAGACAAAACCAAAATCAGTAGACACTTCTTATGGTGGACAAGCAGAACTACTAGATCAATCAAGTGGGATGGTAAGTAAAGCATTATTGTTAGCCTTAGCTTTTATTTTTATTGTCTTAAGTGCACAGTTTGAAAATTTTAAAGCTCCCCTAGCAATATTATTTAGTATTCCCCTTTCTTTTTCTGGTGCATTTTTAGCAATTTTAATTACTGGTAAATCTTTAACAATTGATGCAATGATTGGTATTATTTTGCTTTTAGGTCTCGTGACAAAAAATGCTATTTTGCTTATTGAATTTGCGCAACAAAAAATTGCTGAAGGAATGGATGTCGACAAAGCTTTGCTTGAATCTGCTGTTGTGCGTTTGCGTCCTATTTTAATGACGACACTCACCATGATTGCTGGCATGCTTCCGCTGATTTTTGGAACAGGAGCAGGGCATGAAGCAAATTCCATCTTAGGAGTTACTGTCACGGGAGGGCTTATTTCTTCAACACTGTTAACTTTAGTTGTTGTTCCATGTGTTTATAGCTTACTTATTAAATTTAAATTCCCTAAAAGAATTCCATTTATGACAAAGTAA
- a CDS encoding efflux RND transporter periplasmic adaptor subunit codes for MKLKKISISIFIAVFANLFIFCTKKIDKASLPPEETKNLEPDNKKEEPKNNSVENKNDNSSEAPKTNLTLQKNEKSEAQNQKTTDINNTTGDNNIVPIIPAIFKAENQSALSFLTNGRITNIYYRAGDLVKQGQILASLEDNNALIDVKTAKIDVDLKKLALEQQQKTVERLEKQFSSGIINTATLEKEKNTLKTKDLEYQSAKASLEGKEYILKSAKIASPFEGIITKVEKSVGDYVTSGTAIFQITEAKNYKIYAQIPVTYFSKFKTGMKFKFQEPISKASGEAEIKRVVSVIDSSSKTFDVYAEILSVSEKLIPGVYLEIKLNP; via the coding sequence ATGAAATTAAAAAAAATAAGTATTTCAATATTTATTGCTGTTTTTGCAAATTTATTTATCTTCTGTACAAAAAAAATAGATAAAGCATCGTTACCTCCTGAAGAAACAAAAAATTTAGAACCAGATAATAAAAAAGAAGAACCTAAAAATAACTCTGTTGAAAATAAAAATGACAATAGTTCAGAAGCACCCAAAACTAACTTAACGCTACAAAAAAATGAAAAATCTGAAGCTCAAAATCAAAAAACTACTGACATAAATAATACTACTGGTGATAATAATATCGTTCCTATTATTCCAGCAATATTTAAAGCTGAAAATCAAAGTGCGCTAAGTTTTTTAACCAATGGTAGGATTACGAATATTTACTATCGAGCTGGAGATTTAGTTAAACAAGGCCAAATTCTAGCTTCACTTGAAGATAATAATGCTTTGATAGATGTAAAAACTGCAAAAATTGATGTTGATTTAAAAAAATTAGCTCTTGAACAGCAACAAAAAACCGTTGAAAGATTAGAAAAACAATTTAGTAGCGGTATCATAAACACAGCTACTTTAGAGAAAGAAAAAAACACCTTAAAAACAAAAGATCTTGAATATCAATCAGCAAAAGCTAGTTTAGAAGGAAAAGAATATATATTAAAATCAGCTAAAATTGCTTCCCCTTTTGAAGGAATAATAACTAAAGTTGAAAAATCAGTGGGTGACTATGTTACTTCAGGAACAGCTATATTTCAAATAACTGAAGCAAAAAATTACAAAATTTATGCGCAAATTCCTGTTACTTACTTTAGTAAATTTAAGACAGGAATGAAGTTTAAATTTCAAGAGCCTATTTCAAAAGCTTCTGGTGAAGCTGAAATTAAAAGAGTTGTCTCGGTCATTGATTCCTCTTCAAAAACTTTTGATGTGTATGCTGAAATTCTTAGTGTCAGTGAAAAATTGATCCCCGGTGTTTATTTAGAAATAAAACTTAACCCCTAA
- a CDS encoding POTRA domain-containing protein, translated as MFSIKKISLILLYLSSFSAFAMEKTFNKIEFLGNNRTEESVLNLIVEINSGDKFQTEKLEKAVQQLKNTHLFSKVEVSITGDKDDSNKIDVKFNLEEKWAIIPVPIAYSAGGVSRYGVALMDYNFLGRFYQLTNYFYLQNSKPNFGSTFVNNFTFNLPLISVLSFNYVDNKNTIYNKNKEVGYYSVNLIQLEGDMIWKFNDYINLGAGLKYENAGNVNNELSNDEKIKNTQNGIEKPKSFDNLAFVGKGGLGKIDHDSYLAQGAQLSSTVTSTAGMYQGNDNEDYTKFENTFLAYYKMKLYNHTNFALRIQHGQSNSKNLIRKMYLGADQIRGFQSMQYSGNEAIYSNVEVRQTVYEGNYVSLQVVPFFDVGYIGSDFGNAINNQSLMSYGVGLRLPLMQLAGLIVRMDYGFAVTPENQSGFSFGLSQFF; from the coding sequence ATGTTTTCAATAAAAAAAATTAGTCTAATTTTATTATATCTAAGTAGTTTCTCTGCTTTCGCTATGGAAAAAACCTTTAATAAAATAGAGTTCTTGGGCAACAATAGAACTGAAGAGTCTGTGTTAAATTTAATAGTAGAGATAAATTCTGGGGATAAATTTCAAACAGAAAAACTTGAAAAAGCTGTGCAACAATTAAAAAATACTCATCTATTTTCTAAAGTAGAAGTATCAATTACTGGTGATAAGGACGACTCTAATAAAATCGATGTGAAATTTAATTTAGAGGAAAAATGGGCCATTATACCCGTACCAATAGCATATTCAGCTGGTGGAGTTTCAAGATACGGTGTGGCTTTAATGGATTATAATTTTTTAGGTAGATTCTATCAATTGACTAATTATTTTTATCTGCAAAATTCCAAGCCCAATTTTGGTAGTACTTTTGTCAATAATTTTACTTTTAACTTACCTTTAATAAGTGTTCTTAGCTTTAATTATGTTGATAATAAAAATACAATTTACAATAAAAACAAAGAAGTGGGATACTATTCGGTTAATTTAATACAACTAGAAGGCGATATGATCTGGAAGTTTAATGATTATATTAATCTTGGTGCGGGATTAAAATATGAAAATGCAGGAAATGTAAATAATGAACTTTCAAATGATGAAAAAATAAAAAATACTCAAAATGGAATTGAAAAACCAAAATCTTTTGACAATTTGGCTTTTGTTGGAAAAGGTGGACTTGGAAAGATTGATCATGACAGTTATTTAGCACAAGGCGCTCAATTAAGTTCAACGGTTACTTCTACTGCAGGGATGTACCAGGGCAATGATAATGAAGATTACACAAAATTTGAAAATACTTTTCTAGCCTATTACAAAATGAAATTATATAATCACACAAATTTTGCATTAAGAATTCAACATGGGCAATCTAATTCGAAAAATCTAATTAGAAAAATGTATCTTGGCGCAGATCAGATCCGTGGTTTTCAAAGTATGCAATATTCCGGAAACGAAGCTATTTACTCGAACGTAGAAGTTAGACAAACCGTATATGAAGGTAACTATGTTTCTTTACAAGTAGTTCCTTTCTTTGATGTTGGATATATTGGCTCAGATTTTGGAAATGCAATAAATAATCAATCTTTAATGTCTTATGGTGTTGGATTACGTCTTCCATTAATGCAGCTAGCTGGTTTAATAGTACGTATGGACTATGGATTTGCAGTAACACCAGAAAACCAAAGTGGATTTTCTTTTGGGTTAAGTCAATTTTTCTAA